A region from the Brassica napus cultivar Da-Ae chromosome C8, Da-Ae, whole genome shotgun sequence genome encodes:
- the LOC106359285 gene encoding uncharacterized protein LOC106359285, whose amino-acid sequence MCFKVYILKTYLRKNPMAKTVWELVQSVDNEKISYDHFFFGTFKVDGYGIESLSSFFMDYGYKIGGRLEFPKNKVQLVWLSPPDIHVPGDGHGLGNGPLPRLVIAELLVDELSPESQEIIRKYLKPEGGKQAILSSTLGSLIWEKPTSADFNQLVKYISDNFLDINNILG is encoded by the exons ATGTGCTTCAAAGTATATATACTTAAAACGTACTTGAGGAAGAATCCGATGGCCAAGACGGTATGGGAACTAGTTCAGTCTGTGGACAATGAAAAGATCTCCTACGACCACTTCTTTTTCGGGACATTCAAG GTTGATGGTTATGGGATAGAATCTTTGTCGAGCTTTTTCATGGATTATGGATATAAAATTGGAGGCAGACTTGAATTTCCAAAAAACAAAGTACAACTTGTGTGGCTTTCTCCTCCGGATATTCACGTCCCGGGTGATGGTCACGGTCTAGGCAATGGCCCTTTGCCCCGGCTTGTTATAGCTGAGCTTCTTGTGGACGAACTAAGCCCTGAATCACAG GAGATAATAAGGAAGTATTTGAAACCAGAAGGTGGTAAGCAAGCGATTCTTTCAAGTACTTTGGGGTCTTTAATTTGGGAAAAGCCAACATCCGCCGACTTTAATCAACTTGTCAAGTATATATCAGATAACTTCTTAGACATTAATaatatactaggataa